The DNA window GCGGCAGCCGATGCGTGATGATCTCGGTGGGATCGAGGCGACCCTGCTCGATCAACGGCAGCAGCTTCGTGATCTGGTTCTGCGGATTCACGAGGCCGGAGCGCAGCGTCAGGTTCTTGCCCATCAGGCCGCGCAGGAATGGAACCGGCACGGCCTCCGCGTCCGCGACGACGCCGATCACCGCGACGCGTCCGCCCGCGCGCACGATCTCGATCGCGCTCAGCACGAGCTCGCTGCGGCCCACGGCTTCGATCGCGGCGTCGGCGCCGCGCCCGCTCGTGAGCGCGTTCACCACTTCGCGCAGGTCCTGGCGCTTCGGATTCAGCGGGATGCAGCCGCGCGCCTTCGCCTTCGCGAGGCGGCCCTCGTCGAGGTCGACCGCGACCACCGCAGCGGCGCCACGGATCAGGGCGGAACGCTGGGCGAAGGTTCCGACGGGACCGCAGCCGAACACGACGACCACTTCGCCCGGCCCGACTTCCGCGAGCTCCGCGCCCATGTAGCCCGTGGGCAGGATGTCGGTGAGGAAGAGGGCGTGCTCGTCGTCGACGGCGTCGGGCAGCTTGAAGAGGTTGGTGTTCACGAACGGCACGCGCGCCGCTTCAGCTTGGCCGCCGTTCAGCGAGGGGTGCCCGAAGCCGAACACGTTCGAGGCGGGCGCGCCGGCCGCGAGCGTCTGGCAGCCCGAGTACTCGCGGCGGCGGCAGAGCGCGCACTCGCCGCAGCCCGCGGTGCACGAGACCGCGACGCGATCGCCGCGCTTCACGCGCGTCACGCCCGAGCCCACGTCTTCCACCACGCCCACGAACTCGTGCCCCACCGCGAAGCCCGTCAGCGCGGACGGCATGCCGTGCCAGAGGTGCAGGTCCGAGCCGCAGATCGCGGTGCGCGTGATGCGCACGAGCGCGTCCTGCTCGTGCACGAGCTTCGGGTCCGCGACCTGTTCGACGCGGAAGTCCTTGGGGCCGTGGTAGACGATGGCGCGCATGGGGTCTCCTTCAGGAGTCACGATAGACCGGCCGAAATGCTCCGGATAATCCAATTCGCCACATTCGATTATCTGGATAATCTCAATCAGATGTTCAAGCGATCCTTGCCACTCCCAGCCCCAGGAACGGAGACGTTCTTTCTGTGGGGCCCCCGCCAAACAGGAAAATCAACGCTGCTCGCGGAGGCATACCCCGACGCGATTCGAGTCGACTTGCTGCGGGCAGACGACTTTCGCCGCTACCTCGAGCGGCCCGAGTTGCTTCGCGCGGAGCTCGCGGCGCTCGCGGGCACGAAGAGGCCGCAGGTCGTCATCGACGAAGTGCAGAAGGTGCCCGCTCTACTCGACGAAGCGCATTGGCTGCACGAGAACGCGGGAGTGCGATTCGCGCTGTGCGGATCGAGTGCGCGCCGCGTGAAGCGCGGCCAGGCCAATCTGCTCGGCGGGCGCGCCGTGCGCTACGAGCTGCACGGCCTCACCGCGGGTGAAATCGGGCGGGAGTTCGACCTCACGCGCGCGCTCAACCACGGCTACTTGCCGCGGATCTATCTCGCCGAACGTCCCCAGCGCCTGCTCGCGGCCTACGTCGGCGACTACCTGAAGGAGGAGATCGCGGGCGAAGGTCTCGTGCGCAATCTGCCTGTCTTCTCGGAGTTCCTCTCGATCGCGGCGCTGTCGGACACCGAGCTGGTGAACTTCACCAACATCGCACGAGAGTGCGGAGTCTCGAGCACGGCGGTGAAGGGGTACTTCAGCATCCTCGAGGACACGTTGTTATGGCGCTGGCTGCCGGCGTACCGAAAGCGCCCGAAGCGTCGGGTGATCGGCGCGCCGAAGTTGTACTTCGCGGACGTGGGCGTGGTGAACCAACTTGCGCGACGTGGGCGGCTCGAGCCCGGCGCGCAGCTCTACGGCAAGGCCTTCGAGAACTGGGTCTTTCACGAGCTGTGCGCGCACAACGCATACAGCGAGGCCTTCGCGCAGCTCTCTTACTGGCGCCTCGCGAGCGGCATCGAGGTCGATTTCATCGTGAACGACATGGCGCTCGCGATCGAAGCGAAGGCCACGCGCAAGGCCACGAGCGACCACCTGCGTGGCCTGCGCGAGCTCGCGAAGGATCAGCCGCGGGTCAAGCAGCGCGCGCTCGTCTGCCTCGAAGCGAAGGCGTACGAGACCGATGACGGGATCTGGGTTCTTCCGGCGAAAGAGTTCGTCGCGCGGCTCGCTGCGGGGGATCTGTTCTAGCCGCGCCCCGCTGGCGTCCTCCCCGCTCAGAGTGCCACGATGCGCGCTTCCGCAAATCCAACACTCGAAGGAACTCCCATGACACGCGAAGCCTGGATCATCGACGCGGTTCGCTCACCGCGCGGCGCTGGTAAGCCCGGCAAGGGCGCACTCTCGCACCTCCATCCGCAGCTCGTGCTCGCGCAGGTGCTGGAGGGGCTGCAGAAGAAGGCGGGCTTCGATCCGCGCGATCTCGACGACGTGGTTTGCGGCAACGGCTCGCACGCGGGCGATCACGCCCACGACATCGGGCGCATGGCGGTGCTCGATGCGGGTTGGCCGATCTCGGTGCCCGGCGTGACGCTGAACCGCTTCTGCGGCTCGGGTCAGCAGGCGGTGACGTTCGCGGCGATGGGCATCGCGGCGTGCCATCAGGACCTCGTGATCGGCTGCGGCGTCGAGCACATGAGCCGCGGCGCGCGCAACGGCACCGACGGCTTCCACGCCAATAACAAGCACCTACTCGAACGGCACCCGCAGGTGCCCCAGGGCCTCAGCGCGGACCTGATCGCGACGGTCGACGGCTGGACGCGCGAGCAGTGCGACGCGCTCGGCCTCGAGAGCCAGAAGCGCGCCGCGGCGGCGCTCGCGGCGAAGCGCTTCGATCAGAGCCTCGTCACGATCAAGAACGAGGACGGCTCGGTCGCGCTCGATCACGAGGAGTACCCGCGGCCGAGCACGACGATGGAAGGGCTCGCTAAGCTCGAGCCGAGCTTCCCGAAGATGACCGGCTTCAAGTTCGAGCAGTCCGAGAAAGACATGCTCGCGCTGATCAAGCAGGTGTATCCGCAGGTCGCGCAGCTGAACCACGTGCACCACGCGGGCAACAGCTCCGGCGTCGTCGACGGCGCGGGCGCGGTGGTGCTCGCTTCGCCCGACTACGCGAAGGCGCACGGCCTGAAGCCGCGCGCGCGCATCAAGATGACGGCTGTCGCCGCGGACGAGCCGCTGATCATGCTGACCGCGCCGGGCCCGGCGGCGA is part of the Deltaproteobacteria bacterium genome and encodes:
- a CDS encoding alcohol dehydrogenase catalytic domain-containing protein → MRAIVYHGPKDFRVEQVADPKLVHEQDALVRITRTAICGSDLHLWHGMPSALTGFAVGHEFVGVVEDVGSGVTRVKRGDRVAVSCTAGCGECALCRRREYSGCQTLAAGAPASNVFGFGHPSLNGGQAEAARVPFVNTNLFKLPDAVDDEHALFLTDILPTGYMGAELAEVGPGEVVVVFGCGPVGTFAQRSALIRGAAAVVAVDLDEGRLAKAKARGCIPLNPKRQDLREVVNALTSGRGADAAIEAVGRSELVLSAIEIVRAGGRVAVIGVVADAEAVPVPFLRGLMGKNLTLRSGLVNPQNQITKLLPLIEQGRLDPTEIITHRLPLADGVRGYQVFDAHAEDVLKVVLKP
- a CDS encoding ATP-binding protein, which codes for MFKRSLPLPAPGTETFFLWGPRQTGKSTLLAEAYPDAIRVDLLRADDFRRYLERPELLRAELAALAGTKRPQVVIDEVQKVPALLDEAHWLHENAGVRFALCGSSARRVKRGQANLLGGRAVRYELHGLTAGEIGREFDLTRALNHGYLPRIYLAERPQRLLAAYVGDYLKEEIAGEGLVRNLPVFSEFLSIAALSDTELVNFTNIARECGVSSTAVKGYFSILEDTLLWRWLPAYRKRPKRRVIGAPKLYFADVGVVNQLARRGRLEPGAQLYGKAFENWVFHELCAHNAYSEAFAQLSYWRLASGIEVDFIVNDMALAIEAKATRKATSDHLRGLRELAKDQPRVKQRALVCLEAKAYETDDGIWVLPAKEFVARLAAGDLF
- a CDS encoding acetyl-CoA C-acyltransferase, which translates into the protein MTREAWIIDAVRSPRGAGKPGKGALSHLHPQLVLAQVLEGLQKKAGFDPRDLDDVVCGNGSHAGDHAHDIGRMAVLDAGWPISVPGVTLNRFCGSGQQAVTFAAMGIAACHQDLVIGCGVEHMSRGARNGTDGFHANNKHLLERHPQVPQGLSADLIATVDGWTREQCDALGLESQKRAAAALAAKRFDQSLVTIKNEDGSVALDHEEYPRPSTTMEGLAKLEPSFPKMTGFKFEQSEKDMLALIKQVYPQVAQLNHVHHAGNSSGVVDGAGAVVLASPDYAKAHGLKPRARIKMTAVAADEPLIMLTAPGPAANKCLKRAGMTMKDIDLLEVNEAFASVVLRFFRDTGADPAKVNVNGGAIALGHPIGATGAMLIGTLVDELERQNKTTGLVAMCTGGGMGTATIVERV